The Periophthalmus magnuspinnatus isolate fPerMag1 chromosome 15, fPerMag1.2.pri, whole genome shotgun sequence genomic sequence TTTCAAAAATTAGAACACATCAATGAAAGTCTGCTGCTTGCCACTTTGAAGAGGCGTGGCCTATCAGTTCTACAgtttcaaccaggaagtcagTGTTACTAAGCCATTTTAGAACAATACTGGCgtttacaaatgaacaaaataagaTCTGTTTGTTACAGTTTAATTCTATTTACCCACCATACAAACATAATTtgagggtattacacttctttgAGGTGTTAACTGCTACACATAATATGTTTAGATGGCCATGCTAATCTTTAACTTTAATGCTAAATTcccccaaaacaacattataacatgtttaataagttctCCTTTTTCTCCCCACACTGAGTAACTCCCCTTTCATAGAGCTAtcacattcaattcaattcaatttatttttctaaagcccaaaatcacaacagcaattgcctcttagggctatacatgagaattaatttaaccaacagaaagttggaggatcaacaatgaaagagaaacagacaaacaaattaatcaacagaaaacaagcaaatggataactgtcacAGAATATCTACTGTCCCTTATACCCTACTTCTCCgcaaggagaaaaaaaacaaacaaaaaaacccattgCAACCAGTctgcattctgctaatgaaactactccaCATTGCAtccagtttgtgaagttgtagtgtactgtttagtatcatgcttttgtacatttatggaaaatAGCTGTGAGGGAGCATGGGTAGAGTAGTCTTGGGCAGAATCATACTctttaaccataaggagggttcaaatagggcctgggagagatcgttagaatactcaaatatgcatggatgatGTCTAAAACCCTAATgagaacaacattgtaacatggtagaaagctccaaaacatCAATGTTACATAATTCACCCtcttagtaaaaaaaacaaacaattttgAACAAGTTTCCAGCTTTGGTGTAAGTGTTATAGGCCACATGGTAAAATGATGACTGTGGTGGACAATATGCTGCTATGTTTAATTTACCACAAGGGGGATGCAATCAGTGGCCTTTTTATGCTGGTACCATAGCTCATAAATAAGAgtgaaaagtactttacattCAGAGTcgtgctgtgactgaaaggggtatTTTTTGTTCTGTACTTCTCATTTCAGACTAAGAGGGTTAATataaaatctgacatttttacTTTCTGGGCCGTTTGCTCCTAATTAAGATTTTCAAACTTCAAATAGCCAGTATGCATTAGAACATAAGTGCTACTGCCTGAGAGGTCTGCGTGACATGCAAACTTACATGTAAAAGTCATATGAATTGTAAAGCCTTTTTTGTGTATGCAGACATTAGGGGCGACATGGGTTGGGACACaccaacagcattcatctgtgggagctggcaTTGCTaacatgtgggtcagtggatctgaccactcaaccaatgatgtctatgttgagagcgggattcaaaccaccaacctttgaatcagtggataaacactcaaccaaatgagctactgtcatCTCagggtaattattattattattattattttttttttttattacaaacttGTTTTATAACTCCTGAGTAACCCAAAACCTCTGATCTATACTCCATCTTGGTCCCTAAACTATTCCTCCCTCTGAATTCTATGTgagagttttttatttttttccttattcTTTGTCCTAAAGAGCTGTTCTGTTCATATGCACATCAAAGAATATGTTTGGTCCACTaagtaacatttctggtagGGGGTccgctacttgcttgtctccatgcaaatgtttttacaatatagaatttattaaaggtcctatattacacaaaatgtactctttaagccacatatgtcaaactcaaggcccgggggcaaatgtggccctccacatcatttcatgtggccctcgacagggtaaactatgatggtcttaaaatgtaattttatcaggtgataagcagttatacagccacatttttacatctaggctaaATCCGGCCgtttgaaggcagctattttgctaatgtggcccccggtgaaaatctgtttgacacccctgctttaagcaatgttataatgttgttatatcatcaaaaacatacctggacttgtgttttgtttcattcacacatgttgagtgtttagtttattagtttgtctacatctctgaagctcaaaatactctgttccaaaCACTACGTTCCACAATTctacattttacactatttCCCATTATTGGCTTTGGTGTAAATATTATTCTTATATAACTCCATCACCTGCGGTCTCTTGGTGACCACACTTCATCCTTCTTTAATTAGCCTAACAATGTGACACATCGAGGTCCTCTGCACTTGTGAAGAAATAGTGTGGCCATCTTTGTACTTTTGCTTCGTAATTAGACTCCCGATCAAGTGCAGTTAACTATATGGACAAGTGGCTGTGTACCTCGATAAAATTAACATCTTAGCTAATCTCCACTCCTTTTGTCTgcatagagagaaagagagggagaaatagaaagaaagagggatagGGTGAGAGAGACAGCTCATCGGCAGCCTGCCATCCAGAATACAAGGGCCACAATTAAATGGCTGTGTTGCTGCCATTAATGATGCTAATTTATGCAGCTATCTGGAGATCTTCCGGCCTGGACTCACGGAGGCTGGACAGGGCTTTGATCAAAATAGAGAGACGGAGGATGAAGCCAGCACGAGTCACAGAGTTCATTTTGCAGTTTAGAAATTTGAATCATGCCCTTACCTCAATCACAGTCACAGATGTGAGACGCGTTATCAAGCACTTCCTCTACAGCTGCCATGTAATAACAGGTCAGAATTAGAACAAGTTTTCTTGAAATGTCAGTGAAGAAAATTCACGAACTAGAAACTTGCTTcgaaactaaaacaaatatatttcataCCAACTTTTACAACTTTCTCTAGGTCTCTAGTCTCTTGTAGGAGTTTGCCCATATTGAAAAGATATAACattttgtttcaaattgttGACTGCACTCACAAGTCACGGTCCcagtttttcatcattctgaaactggtggattgctttgcctgggatatgCAATTGCGTAATTTGGCCCTGTGGaatctccatggatataaatgagtttaatgcaGTAGCGTGTGGTGACTTTTATGGGTAGGCAACAGATTTGGGGTGGACATCGATATTTAGTCAATAACAATTAGTAACactactttttatacaaaccaCATCGCAAATGACATGTGCTACTGTTCACTGCTTCAGTACTATTGTTATCTATGTGATGATTATTATGCATCTACAATCTATGTGTGTCACATAAAGCAGCTCTGCACATTAGTAATGTACTGGACATAATGGACATTCATGAAGAGATACGacgacaggtgcactggtcagacaggtgcactggtcagacaggtgcactggtcagacaggtgcactggtcagacaggtgtactggtcagacaggtgtactggtcagacaggtgtactggtcagacaggtgcactggtcagacaggtgcactggtcagacaggtgcactggtcagacaggtgtaCTGATCAGACAGGTAGCAAGTTAATTCTAATAATGACAGGTTGTTCCTTCACTGCACACTCTTACTGCTCTCagttgccacagctgccctcgTGCTGACTGATGGAACATGTCTGCCAGTCTCTTGGCCTCTCTGTTCTTCAGCAATTGATTACTCcacattacatttaaacataaacaagatggatacatttgagtttgtatgaataaaatctTATATATTTACTTAATCTGACTGTGCTGtatcaaattattatttctaaaagcagttctgtacaCAAATCTATTATCAAGACATTTCACACCTTACTGTTGCCATTGGAGCAAATCTCCTTCAACACATGCGCTGGCTTGAATGGAATCCAGCTTGTAGTTATGTAAATGCCTCCTTCTACTGccaggattattcaaatgagACAGTTTAAGATGCTTTAACTTTGCCTAAGCTTTTGTACAAGTCAAAACGGCAAAGTAAGTGAATATAATTGTGTGTCTGTCTTTGGAAGAGCATTTCAGGAGGAAGAGAAATACTACAAGCCCATATTGGGCATTGCATATCCTCTGTGTCCTCTTAGACTCTCCCCCAAACTAGTTTAGCATTCTCATGATAAAGCCTATCTGGGCCTAATCGAATTTGTGTTCATTTGCGCTAAACAAAAGCATTACCATtgttttctaatgttgtttGGATGGACTTCGGTGAACTGTGCACAGCTTGGCCTTCGTGGAGAGTGGGTACTTTGGGGTGTTCGTAGTCTTTACCTGTGCAGGGGGCCGCTAAAAGCCAATACCAAATGATGTAGTGGGCAATGAGATGCATTTAGCACGTATGTGTGTTGCTGGAAGGTTGCACAATGTTTActttgtacagttttttttatagtaTGCAATTATTTCAAAATCGCGTTACCCACTAACAATGTAATTTGATTTTAACATACTCTTTGAGTATTATGTTTTTGGACTCATGtattaaagatgcattgtgtaacttttctaattgGGGatcgctacctgcttgtctccatggaaatgtcattgatttttgctgaaatgttccatagtatgacattgaaCTTAACCCTATAATCAATCATGAAAAACTCTTGAAaacattctttctgtgagtgtAGGGCCTTggctccacagatctaacctgtaactagGCCTGTTGTCtctatgatgatgatgatagataagtttaatggagTACTATGaaaaattccaggcaatgcaattgCAATGCAGGCAATGAAGACAACCACATGACAGATGCCAGAAAAAGTCATGTACTGCAACTTTAACTTATTTAGCTTCacttattcataaaaaaaacccaaaaaacaaaaaaaaaaactaaaaacttgtATTATCTTCAACACTATTGATCTCCATGCAAATGTCTGCTGAGGCTATGATTGTGTTTGAAAGACATAAAGAAATCCGTACAGTACTTCTGAGGCTTTATCTGTaacctttttaaatgtttagctCCAGGCAGTGTTGTAGTactaaattgaattgaaatgaaaagACATTGTACCCTCTTAACTTTACCAAAGCAGGCTTGTAAAGTACACTCGCTATTATGTGTCTCCTGAACTTGGATTGTCTTTTAAAAGTAACTTTGTAGATTCAAGGCGGGGTGAGGTTGCAGCCCGTGGTTATAAGCAGATGTTGCAGAACTGTAGACTTCCTATATTGTGTGCTTCACAGCCACCTCCTAGTGCTATCTAAAGGTGTGTATCAGATTGGCAGCGATGCATTTACCATCAGACACTGGCACActctatttttatattttcaggaACATTACGTGCTGTCCCAATATGATTTAGCGCCTTTATTTGGTATTCATGGAACTATGAAGTAATGGGGCGTGTTTATTTTAGAGATATCGCTATATTCTATTTCGAGGGGTTCCGCTTGTTACCAGGGCATACCTTACTATCTGGGGAGATATCTGGGTGTGCATAAGACACACAGGAGCAATGGTGAAGATGAGGTCACACAACAATTTATATAGGCTACTAGCATTTGGTGttaggtaaaaaaacaaaaaaaaaacaaacaaaacattgaattgTGATCTAATTTCTGtgattggttgagcggtcagacccTCTGAGCCATAGATtagcggtgtgattccagctcccacagatgaatgatgttgCACaggtgtctgcgtacactgttttatgaatgtgtgtatgaatgtgtgtgtgaatgggtgagtggttccttgatgtaaagtgctttgagtgccttgaagatgaaaaagcgctatataaaagtAAGACCATTTACGATATAATATGCTGTTTTGGCAGTGGTGATTTACAAGGTTCTCTTTTTCCCACCAACACCTCCTGTTGGTCAGCCTTGGCAATACAGAGTGGGTTACAGGTGGATTTGACCAATTGCAGTGAAGTATTTAAAATAAGCTTTTGACTTTAGTCACCTCTTCAAAGCAACAAAAAGATACTTGGTTTGCATGAATCACACTGAAATCAAAATGGTGGCCTAGCTGCGAAAATGTGATATTAATTTGTGCGCTgttcaacttttctggtggaaggtccatAACtagcgtgtctccatggagatgtttttgctttgcctggaatatcccacagtatggcattatttctatgaaaacaagcaggtttCCATGctaccaggccaaattacatgtcagatctgtggggaggtgaccccaataacaaaacatgtatttcaatgCTTGATGGATGAGTTAGTGCTTTGgttgaacattccagccaaGACAAGACATTGATTTTGGGACATGCAGGTGAAGGATCCTCCACTACAAAAGTAGCaatgtgcacttttaaattcTCTAAACCAACATACCAATCAGATGATGACTTGTGGTGATGCTGTTTTAGAATTACAATTCTGAAAGAATGAAATGAAAggtaatccatttgtgaagcctggtgagttttgaaatataaaaagtgcattctttgttacagcagatagtGACAGGACAGAATCCAGGCCTGTCCTGTCCACAAACCAGTAGCCTCCCAAGTAAGTCTCTCCCTCAGAACATCTCTCCCCCTGATCCCCAGTCTCccccgagcatctgagctctgaatATTTATatcagaatgacaaagctacatacatttcaaagattttgtttcacacccatgagataatgaacttttacacccGAGGTGAGGTAAGACAACAAAGGCTTTCCTGTGGGATGgggcagagccttcacacatgttaatgtctgctCTGGGTCTCTGAATTTACACAAAGACATATGGTgagaatattttcttcacaacatggatatacttaaatttccatcacaatGTGAAAGTGGTTAGCATTGGCCAACATATAACACAAATTCTACTGTATGAGAAGAACCATGTTGCAGCAGCAGCCCTCCACAGAACGCCCAGGGCTCAGGCTTCCCTCAGATGTCAGAACAGTGTGTAAGTGTGCAGCTCAGAGCACGACTCCTCATACCAGGTTTATCCTCAGGATCCTGCTGCAAGGGCCACTCCCTCTAACTCTGACAGCTCATGTTCAATCTAAAACCCGTTCAGTCCTGCATTTACACGGCATACGTTCCCTTCCAAGGCAGCATAGGCAGGGGTAGGACTTTAGAGCCATATAATAGACTATATAAGTTATTATAGTTGTTGAAAAACTAAGTATTTCACGTGCAGATTTTctggtcttataaggcttcaaaaggtagtgattttgataaagatttgtgctgaattttgttcagtaaaaacaaaaaaaaaatcaattgttTTTCCCCTCAGAcgtttctgcaggtctcaaacagcaacaaaaaatacttttacttttcagtgctgttcaaaaatgtagtggagtataaaGTTCAGATACTGCACTTCACAATGTACTTTAGTGAAGTACAATACCTAAACATTTGACTTAAGGACAGTACATTACTACTTTTGCTTTGTTGCCTTCCAACATAATTTAACAATATGAGTTAAAACAAAAGGAGCTAAAATGTTACAGTAAAACAATTTGCCAAATTGAACTAGAAAAAAGTTATGTTCTTGCAAATGCAATTTATATTATTTCCCCTCAAACTTGACTGACCACTCTTCGCCTATGTAATGAACGGTATAGTGCGGGCTTCAGGCTATAAATAAACATGGGCAAAGACACAAACAATGCTGTCTGAACAATTAAGTGAATGTGAACAGCTTCTATTTGCAGCAATGCAATAAAACTGAAGTATTACTCACTGTAGCAACACAACTTATATAAAGACAAGGAACTCTAACAGGTACGATCAGAATTCGACGGGGACAAAAATCTAGAAcaattatcatttattttagctTGATTTAGtagtaaaaaatgaaatagGTTGGTGATACACAATAGGGAAAAAATGGGAGAAGGAGAGGCCCTTAGATTTAAAGGTAATTCTAATAATAACTAGCTTAAAAGACCCAAGCTCTTGCataacatgctttattaatttctctttgatacttgggctgattgggacctgatgagtgtaaaaataaagaattataattttacagtatgtagtttctgagaaaagtgatgtaaaacaaatgtccttTTATGTGGACATttcaatcattttgataaaacatttgatgattaatgatttgcaaaaactatttattaagaccctgaacacagcaacatttgtcctgaatgagATAAAGTTTCGTGTAGTTGCTCTGCAGGTGTCTGAGGAGAACACACCAAGGTCGCAAAGATGTTTGAAGCGTTTGTTGGGACTTGGAAGCTGAATGAGAGTAAGAACTTTGACGAATACATGGAGGCACTTGGTGTGAACTTGGCAATTCTGAAGATGGGCAACATTGTCAAACCTGATTTGATAATATCTGTGGACAAGCAGGGAGTTGTGTGCATGAAGTCTCAAAGCACGTTTAAAACTACTGAAATAAAGTTCAAACTCGGTGAGCAGTTTGATGAAACCACTGCAGATGACAGGCATACAAAGACTGTGATGACACTGGAAAATGGTAAACTTATCCAGAAACAGACCTGGGATGGCAAAGAGACCTGTATAGAGCGGGAGATCACAGATGGGAAACTGATAGTAAAATGCATTATGGAAGACGTGGTTGCAGTGAGGACGTATGTAAAAGCATAAAACCCTTGACACTGTTCTTCTGTCCTGGATGACTCATTTCAGTGAGTCTATAGACTTCCAACTTCAACAGTTCTTGACATGTCCTCGCATGTGCGTGTGAAAATCTCTACAGACCTACTACACAATTCAACTGCCATGCCCGTTTTCCAACAGGAATGTGTTGTGACTTGCttgatttgcaaaaaaaaaaaacaaaaaaaaaaacaaaaacatttttcctgaatgtaaaaaaaagaaagaaagagaaacaacaattgtgcctcttggaacaatgtctCTCATGTGAattgctgctgacaggagcaggaaggcATATATCTttacaaaaaattaataaattaattaaaaaaagatattctCAACagtcttcttctaaaaatttgcattgtggcctagacaacccaaaatgtgttgtccacatatgtgaatgccaggtcctaggaggatactaacagcgcaccagccttacttcctggttcactgataataaaaaaacactttataattaaaagcagacagcacacagcagtctgaTTTTGAACCTAGGAGCTGCTTTTAGAATATAGCTGTACTGAGGCATAACAATGTCActtaattacatgaaaaaaatgggtacagtcgCTTTAAGATAAAATTG encodes the following:
- the LOC117382403 gene encoding fatty acid-binding protein, liver-like — protein: MFEAFVGTWKLNESKNFDEYMEALGVNLAILKMGNIVKPDLIISVDKQGVVCMKSQSTFKTTEIKFKLGEQFDETTADDRHTKTVMTLENGKLIQKQTWDGKETCIEREITDGKLIVKCIMEDVVAVRTYVKA